The genomic segment GGGGAGCAGCGTTTTTTCCATCGCGCCCCACCCCCTCCGAAACCGGCTCCAGAAACGGTGACGCTGTTGACCGAGCTTAATGGCATATCTTCTTCATCCAGTGCGCCAGTGGATTCTCCCTCACCCGTTTAAAATGCGTGCATTCTTTGTTATAAAGGAATAAGGTTGGCGGTATTTAAAAACAGGACGTGGCGTGAACGGCACAGATAAACCAGATGACTCAGGCATTGTGGATGAAGGGCGGCGTGAATTCCTCATGACGGCGACCGCCGTTCTTGGGGGTGCAGGCGCACTGTGCGCATTAACGCCGCTCGCAGGGTCCTGGTTTCCGAGTGCGAAAGCCGAAGCCGCCGGTGCCCCGGTGGAAGTGGATGTGTCGCAAATGGAGCCTGGGCAGCAGGTTACGGTTGCCTGGCGCGGCAAGCCGGTATGGATTATTCGCCGTACCGATGAAATGCTCAAACATCTGGCCGACAATGAACTTCAGCTGCGCGACCCGCAATCCCTTGTGACCCAGCAGCCGGCGTATGCCCAAAACCGCTACCGTTCCATTAAGCCTGAGTATCTGGTGCTCATAGGTATTTGTACCCATCTTGGCTGTTCGCCAAAGTATGAACCGGATGTCAATGAGCTCGGGCCTGACTGGCCGGGCGGCTTTTTCTGTCCCTGCCATGGATCCACGTTCGATTTGGCCGGACGGGTGTTTCGCGGTGTGCCGGCGCCCATCAATCTGGAAGTGCCGCCGTACCATTTTAAAAACGACCACACCCTGGTCATTGGTGAAGATAAAGCATAAGGATTGTGGGCATGAAGGGATTGTCAGACTGGGTCAACGCACGCTTTCCACTGGCAAAGACTTGGAAAGCACATGCAAGTGAATACCATGTGCCGCGAAATTTAAATTTTTGGTATTAC from the Legionella geestiana genome contains:
- the petA gene encoding ubiquinol-cytochrome c reductase iron-sulfur subunit; the protein is MTATAVLGGAGALCALTPLAGSWFPSAKAEAAGAPVEVDVSQMEPGQQVTVAWRGKPVWIIRRTDEMLKHLADNELQLRDPQSLVTQQPAYAQNRYRSIKPEYLVLIGICTHLGCSPKYEPDVNELGPDWPGGFFCPCHGSTFDLAGRVFRGVPAPINLEVPPYHFKNDHTLVIGEDKA